A stretch of DNA from Vibrio sp. ED004:
TTTGTTGCAGCATGTCGCCAAGGTGTATGTTTTCCAGAGGCAGGTCTTTGTCTTGTTGTCGAGTTAGCCACAACAAGGTCTCTGTGAGGTCTGTCATGGTGAAACCCGCACGCTTAATTCGGTCTATCACTTCGAGCTGCTTTTCTGGACTCTTGCCTTTTTGAATCAGCTTCTCTAACAGTTCACTGTTGGTTCTTGTTACAGCGATAGGTGTGCGTAACTCGTGACTCGCGTAACCTAAGAACTTCTGCTCTCGTTCTAAGCTGCTTTGAACCGAACTTAAGCTATCACGAATGATGTTAGCCAAGGTGTTCAGCTCACTGAAATGAAAATCGGGAGTGGGTTCACTAAGATTATCTTTGTCTAACGACTTAGCCCAATTCTTTAGCTGTTCAACAGGCGATGCCACCTTACGTAATATCAAAATTAGAATGACAAAAAATAACACGATAGCGACTAAAGCCGTGAAAAAAATGACCACAAAGTGCGGAAGCCCATCATCATTCATATAGGGATCAGACTTTTGAGTAAATACGGCAGAAACATATCGAATCTCATCACCTTTCATCACCTTCATGGCAAAATAACCTTCTTCCGGAGGTGAGAATATGGATTTACCAATGATCATTTTTGTGATGAGGTCGAATTGGAGTTCGTTCTGCTTAAGGTTGTTCT
This window harbors:
- a CDS encoding HAMP domain-containing sensor histidine kinase, with the translated sequence MKIRPSLRIYVLLAILVTGVTTILVLSTLSVKYFVSGMDIAMRGSMIAQAQQDAVKPGKPMNNQEFTVATQWSDLPQSIQNNLKQNELQFDLITKMIIGKSIFSPPEEGYFAMKVMKGDEIRYVSAVFTQKSDPYMNDDGLPHFVVIFFTALVAIVLFFVILILILRKVASPVEQLKNWAKSLDKDNLSEPTPDFHFSELNTLANIIRDSLSSVQSSLEREQKFLGYASHELRTPIAVTRTNSELLEKLIQKGKSPEKQLEVIDRIKRAGFTMTDLTETLLWLTRQQDKDLPLENIHLGDMLQQINYDLTYLLNGKAVVVNFESDDTQCQLPVGLTRIVLTNLIRNAFQHTGSGTVDMVQVGSKVTIVNHNTDGTVEDNNLGFGLGLELTEKLLAQYQWQYHNQELAGGREVWVDFS